The Fusobacterium periodonticum 1_1_41FAA genome includes a window with the following:
- the rlmD gene encoding 23S rRNA (uracil(1939)-C(5))-methyltransferase RlmD produces MLKVDDIIQIKIDKIVFGGEGLGYYNGFAVFVPMSIPEDELEIEIISVKKTYARGLIKNIIKASPERIDSHKFTFEDFYGCDFAMLKYESQLKYKKLMVEEVMRKIAGLPDIEISDVLASEDVYNYRNKIIEPFSVYGNKIITGFFKRKSHEVFEVDENILNSKLGNRIIKELKEILNKNKISVYNEITHKGLLRNVMIRTNSNNEAMLVLIINSNKITENIKNLLFRLREKIEEIKSIYISLNSKKTNTVIGDKNIFIYGEKSIKENLNGIEFHISPTSFFQINVKQAKRLYDIAINFFDNIDDKYIVDAYSGTGTIGMIMAKKAKKVYAIEIVKSASEDGEKTAKENGIENIEFINGSVEKELVNLINANKRIDTIIFDPPRKGLEASIIDKVAELNLKEVVYISCNPSTFARDVKLFSEKGYVLKKLQAVDMFPQTSHIECVGLIERCY; encoded by the coding sequence ATGTTAAAAGTAGATGATATTATACAAATAAAAATTGATAAAATAGTCTTTGGTGGAGAAGGGCTAGGATACTACAATGGTTTTGCTGTTTTTGTTCCTATGTCTATACCTGAAGATGAACTTGAAATAGAAATAATTTCTGTAAAAAAAACTTATGCTAGAGGACTAATTAAAAATATTATCAAGGCTTCACCTGAAAGAATAGACAGTCATAAATTTACTTTTGAAGATTTTTATGGCTGTGATTTTGCTATGCTTAAGTATGAAAGTCAATTGAAATATAAAAAACTTATGGTTGAAGAAGTTATGAGAAAAATTGCAGGACTTCCTGATATTGAAATCTCTGATGTCTTAGCAAGTGAAGATGTATATAACTATAGGAATAAAATTATTGAACCTTTCTCTGTCTATGGGAATAAAATTATTACAGGTTTCTTTAAAAGAAAAAGTCATGAAGTTTTTGAGGTTGATGAAAATATATTAAATTCTAAATTAGGTAATAGAATTATAAAAGAATTAAAAGAAATTTTAAATAAAAATAAAATCTCTGTCTACAATGAAATTACTCATAAAGGACTTTTAAGAAATGTAATGATAAGAACAAATTCTAATAATGAAGCTATGCTTGTTCTTATTATTAACTCTAACAAGATTACTGAAAATATTAAAAATCTTTTATTCAGACTTAGAGAAAAAATAGAAGAAATTAAATCTATCTATATTTCTTTAAACTCTAAAAAAACTAATACTGTTATTGGAGATAAGAATATTTTTATCTATGGTGAAAAATCTATAAAAGAAAATCTAAATGGAATAGAATTTCATATATCACCTACTTCATTTTTCCAAATTAATGTAAAGCAAGCTAAAAGATTGTATGATATAGCGATAAATTTCTTTGACAATATAGATGATAAGTATATTGTTGATGCCTATTCAGGTACAGGTACTATTGGAATGATAATGGCAAAGAAGGCTAAAAAAGTCTATGCTATTGAGATAGTAAAATCTGCTAGTGAAGATGGAGAAAAAACTGCTAAAGAAAATGGAATAGAAAATATTGAGTTTATTAATGGCTCTGTTGAAAAAGAATTAGTTAATCTTATAAATGCTAACAAAAGAATAGATACTATTATATTTGACCCTCCAAGAAAGGGACTAGAGGCTTCTATCATAGACAAGGTTGCTGAACTTAATCTAAAGGAAGTTGTATATATCTCTTGTAATCCCTCAACATTTGCAAGAGATGTGAAGCTATTTTCTGAAAAGGGCTATGTTTTAAAGAAACTACAAGCTGTAGATATGTTCCCGCAAACTAGCCATATTGAGTGTGTGGGATTGATAGAAAGATGTTATTGA